A window from Montipora capricornis isolate CH-2021 chromosome 7, ASM3666992v2, whole genome shotgun sequence encodes these proteins:
- the LOC138056686 gene encoding cholesterol 24-hydroxylase-like — protein sequence MTFCFASMLHLRWLSHVVGGHKHFYKHSTPEAFQYQQPALSMAMAAILYFLLVCMCLASFTLVFCFVVHLHHKHKKLDHIPGPKRDGFFWGNVKGIQRLKEKHGYSGVQVLNLLAQEYGPVMVVWLFHLPIIYVSEADLAKKVLITCNYPKDAWSYNKLAYVFGERFLGKGLVTETDHEKWKVKRLSLNPAFHKTYLKELTEQFNASCDVFLEKLTELADGKTEVLMADEFNKITLDIIAKVAFGMDSKIIEGDSIFPAAFKECLAAPIWCLTHPFYFININSYAYQSSIIAAIQFVRDTGKKLIDERRKAIKTGEDVPSDILTYILKSTNEDSTVEYEELIDHFVTFFVAGQETTAALLSFLLAEIGKHPEVEKKLSQEVEDVIGSRQFVTNDDLSKLQYTNLVIKETLRLHPSVPSFTRLIDKDDELGGYSIPAGTPVNLLPYALHRSPKYWKDPEKFIPERFAADKEDENRFRHYAYFPFSLGPRHCIGQTFAEFESKVLLSRFIKSFKFQLVPGQDFGYEDPKTTLSAKDGIRCVLTLR from the exons ATGACGTTTTGTTTCGCCTCCATGTTGCATCTTCGATGGTTGTCACATGTTGTCGGTGGTCACAAACACTTTTACAAACATTCCACCCCTGAAGCATTCCAGTATCAACAGCCAGCACTCAGCATGGCTATGGCCGCAATCCTTTATTTTCTCCTTGTATGCATGTGTTTAGCTTCTTTCACGCTAGTGTTTTGCTTCGTAGTACACCTGCATCACAAACACAAGAAACTGGATCACATTCCAGGCCCCAAGCGTGACGGATTTTTCTGGGGAAATGTCAAGGGAATTCAACGTCTTAAAGAGAAGCATGGTTACAGTGGAGTGCAAGTGTTGAATCTACTAGCCCAAGAATATGGCCCAGTTATGGTCGTCTGGTTGTTTCATCTTCCCATTATTTATGTTTCAGAAGCTGATTTAGCCAAGAAAGTGCTCATTACTTGCAACTATCCGAAAGATGCTTGGTCATACAATAAACTAGCATACGTCTTTGGAGAGAGGTTTCTAGGAAAAGGTCTAGTTACAGAAACCGATCACGAGAAATGGAAAGTAAAACGACTTTCACTTAATCCTGCTTTTCACAAAACTTATTTAAAGGAACTAACTGAGCAGTTTAATGCAAGTTGTGACGTTTTCCTGGAAAAGCTAACTGAGTTGGCTGATGGAAAAACCGAAGTACTGATGGCTGATGagttcaacaaaattactcttGACATAATTGCGAAG GTTGCCTTTGGTATGGATTCAAAAATAATTGAAGGAGATTCTATATTCCCAGCTGCCTTTAAAGAATGTTTAGCTGCACCAATTTGGTGCCTTACACACCCATTTTATTTCATCAACATCAACAGCTATGCCTATCAAAGTTCAATTATTGCTGCAATTCAGTTTGTGAGGGATACCGGGAAGAAACTAATCGATGAAAGAAGGAAGGCCATTAAGACTGGTGAAGATGTACCAAGTGACATTCTCACTTATATTCTCAAGTCAACAAATGAAGATAGCACTGTCGAGTATGAAGAACTCATTGATCACTTTGTGACCTTCTTTGTTGCTG GCCAAGAAACAACTGCAGCCTTGTTGTCATTTTTGTTAGCAGAGATTGGAAAACATCCTGAAGTTGAGAAAAA ATTATCTCAGGAAGTTGAGGATGTTATTGGATCCCGTCAGTTTGTTACTAATGATGACCTCAGTAAACTCCAATACACCAATCTTGTGATCAAAGAGACCCTGCGGTTACATCCTAGCGTTCCAAGTTTTACTCGTCTCATTGACAAAGATGATGAACTAGGAGGTTACTCTATCCCAGCTGGAACTCCTGTCAACCTCTTGCCTTATGCCTTGCATCGCAGCCCGAAATATTGGAAAGATCCAGAGAAGTTTATCCCTGAACGATTTGCTGCAGATAAGGAAGATGAGAATAGATTTCGACACTATGCATATTTCCCTTTCTCTTTGGGTCCACGGCATTGTATTGGTCAAACATTTGCTGAGTTTGAGAGTAAAGTGTTGTTATCACGTTTCATCAAATCTTTTAAATTCCAGCTTGTTCCCGGACAGGATTTTGGATATGAAGACCCTAAGACTACACTGTCTGCAAAGGATGGAATTCGCTGTGTTTTAACGTTGCGATAG